In the genome of Mycoplasmopsis pulmonis, one region contains:
- a CDS encoding Y-family DNA polymerase: protein MLKSKVIFHLDADSYFVSAIRTIRKDLFGKSMVVAHNHKRAIITSASYEAKAKGIKVGMPLYKAKLIDPNVVVADYSFELYSNLSSNIFNFLYENYTKKIQIYSIDEFFIDASDLVVKKGSILKLAQEMQKAIMDNFSIPFSIGVGPNLWMAKMSTSINKPYGITITKRSDLKKNIYSQDISEYVGIGKSGLAKLSHLNIKTIGDFCNSVFAQGALEKIYGIKLKTIKEECQGISNDQIDTSQNDAQSLGSEISFSHDDLDERSSIFNYFKLICELLEKKLKNRGIYANTLTVKLRDQNYKWKTKRKKYSIKLFESQDIMNRVIEIFNQFWDEKKLRGLGISLSDFGDIYQSDLSFDLFDQKYDSKKEKINALIKSINKDKTRKVIYFLNEYQDSQIHKSKQSKFIKNEQKKIKKTSL from the coding sequence ATGTTAAAAAGCAAAGTTATTTTTCATTTAGATGCAGATTCTTATTTTGTAAGTGCCATTAGAACAATTAGAAAAGATTTATTTGGTAAATCTATGGTTGTAGCACATAATCATAAAAGAGCAATTATTACTTCAGCTAGTTATGAGGCAAAAGCTAAGGGTATAAAAGTTGGTATGCCCCTTTACAAGGCAAAACTAATTGATCCGAATGTAGTTGTTGCTGATTATAGCTTTGAACTCTATAGCAATTTGTCATCAAATATCTTTAACTTTTTATATGAAAATTACACTAAAAAAATTCAAATTTACTCAATTGATGAATTTTTTATAGATGCTAGTGATTTGGTAGTTAAAAAAGGCTCAATTTTAAAACTAGCACAAGAAATGCAAAAAGCCATCATGGACAATTTTTCTATTCCTTTTTCAATTGGAGTAGGACCTAATTTATGAATGGCTAAAATGTCCACTTCTATTAATAAACCTTATGGAATAACAATTACAAAAAGAAGTGATTTAAAAAAGAATATTTACTCTCAAGACATTTCTGAATATGTAGGTATTGGAAAAAGTGGCCTTGCAAAGCTATCTCATTTAAATATTAAAACTATTGGTGATTTTTGTAATAGTGTTTTTGCTCAAGGAGCTCTTGAAAAAATTTATGGCATAAAATTAAAAACAATTAAAGAAGAGTGTCAAGGAATAAGCAATGATCAAATTGATACAAGTCAAAATGATGCTCAATCACTTGGAAGTGAAATTTCCTTTAGTCATGATGATCTAGATGAAAGATCTTCTATTTTTAATTATTTCAAGTTAATTTGTGAATTATTAGAGAAAAAATTAAAAAATAGAGGTATTTATGCTAACACCCTTACAGTTAAATTAAGAGATCAAAATTACAAGTGAAAAACCAAAAGAAAAAAATATTCAATTAAACTTTTTGAAAGTCAAGATATTATGAATAGAGTAATTGAGATATTTAATCAATTTTGAGATGAAAAAAAACTTAGAGGTCTTGGGATAAGTTTATCTGATTTTGGCGATATATACCAAAGTGATTTATCTTTTGATCTTTTTGATCAAAAATATGATTCAAAAAAAGAAAAAATTAATGCTTTGATTAAATCAATAAATAAAGATAAAACAAGAAAAGTTATTTACTTTCTAAATGAATATCAAGACAGTCAAATTCACAAATCTAAACAAAGTAAATTTATAAAAAATGAACAAAAGAAGATAAAAAAAACATCTCTTTAA